In the genome of Myxococcales bacterium, one region contains:
- a CDS encoding flagellar biosynthetic protein FliO: MSPLTKYVIETLVTLLGVIALAVLVLYGARRLGVGRPAGPVSLVGRLPLDGRRAIYLVRVDKTVYVVGASEAGLAKLGELPGDGLDLSSETAAPAKFAEVLARVKQKPAPAAVARAEPSDAEEQDA; this comes from the coding sequence ATGAGCCCGCTCACGAAATACGTGATCGAAACGCTCGTGACGCTGCTCGGCGTCATCGCGTTGGCAGTGCTCGTTTTGTACGGCGCGCGGCGCTTGGGCGTTGGGCGACCGGCGGGGCCAGTCAGCCTGGTGGGTCGGCTCCCGCTCGACGGGCGGCGCGCAATCTATCTGGTCCGCGTCGACAAGACCGTCTACGTGGTGGGCGCGAGCGAAGCGGGGCTCGCCAAACTGGGGGAGCTCCCGGGTGACGGACTCGACCTGTCGAGCGAGACCGCCGCGCCCGCGAAATTCGCCGAGGTCCTGGCGCGGGTGAAACAGAAGCCCGCGCCCGCCGCGGTCGCGCGCGCGGAGCCCAGCGACGCGGAGGAACAGGACGCATGA
- the sctR gene encoding type III secretion system export apparatus subunit SctR, which produces MKKLVRLGFLAAVWLTPAVAVAQAKNTAPDDLLGRPLALVVALALVSLLPFAFMTLTAFVKISTVLQIVRGAIGAQNVPSNTVIMALAGALTLLAMAPVGSRIHDRAKPLIEAETITDTTAFVKGAFEATRDPLRDFLKANASQRELDRFYEIARAARPEAERKDVGRADMVILIPAFVVTELIEAFALGFAIYLPFLILDLVVSNVLLALGMQMMNPTQVSLPFKLLLFVAIDGWGLLAQALVTGYRVS; this is translated from the coding sequence ATGAAGAAGCTCGTGCGCCTCGGCTTCCTAGCGGCAGTGTGGCTCACCCCGGCCGTTGCTGTCGCTCAGGCCAAGAACACCGCGCCAGACGACCTGCTCGGCCGGCCGCTCGCGCTGGTCGTTGCGCTGGCGCTGGTCTCACTGCTCCCGTTTGCGTTCATGACCCTGACCGCGTTCGTGAAGATCTCCACCGTCTTGCAGATCGTGCGCGGCGCGATCGGCGCGCAGAACGTGCCCTCGAACACGGTGATCATGGCGCTGGCCGGCGCGCTGACCCTGCTGGCAATGGCGCCGGTCGGCTCGCGCATCCACGATCGGGCAAAACCCCTGATCGAGGCGGAGACCATCACCGACACGACGGCCTTCGTGAAAGGCGCCTTCGAGGCCACCCGCGACCCACTGCGGGACTTCCTGAAGGCCAACGCCTCCCAGCGAGAGCTGGACCGCTTTTACGAGATTGCCCGGGCCGCGCGCCCGGAGGCCGAGCGCAAAGACGTGGGGCGCGCCGACATGGTGATCCTCATCCCCGCCTTCGTCGTGACGGAGCTGATCGAGGCCTTTGCCCTCGGCTTCGCCATCTACCTACCCTTCTTGATCCTCGATCTGGTCGTCTCGAACGTGCTGCTCGCCCTGGGCATGCAGATGATGAATCCGACGCAGGTGAGCCTGCCTTTCAAGCTCCTCTTGTTCGTTGCCATCGACGGCTGGGGCCTCCTGGCTCAGGCGCTGGTGACCGGTTATCGGGTCAGCTGA
- a CDS encoding ATP-binding cassette domain-containing protein: MISANALTKRFGSVRALDKVGFEVRRGEVVGFLGPNGAGKSTTMRILTCYISPSTGTAKVHGHDVFDDPLEVRRTIGYLPQRAPLYSDMNVYEYLQFVAKIRGLDDGTFKQRLKKVIEVCGLGQSLGKTISTLSHGFRQRVGLGQALIHDPPILILDEPTSDLDPNEKAEVLKYIKEIGKDRTILLSTHNLAEVEEACARAIIVSKGRVVADGQLDDIRAKTGRVRYVVTIDETRAEAGNKPPKAIEIEEALGRLDGAAAIRELPTDETAHKFELSGAQDSDMRAEIFRLMVAKNWTLLELRRDAQSLDVVFRDLTRGDERLDRGGDWVDEDDDDSDEDESDEDESDEEESDEEESEDESDEDESDEEESDEEESDDDDDDEDDEPSSERKKK; the protein is encoded by the coding sequence ATGATCTCTGCGAACGCGCTCACGAAGCGCTTCGGGAGCGTTCGCGCCCTGGACAAGGTGGGCTTCGAGGTCCGGCGCGGTGAGGTGGTGGGTTTTCTCGGTCCGAACGGCGCTGGCAAGTCCACGACGATGCGGATCTTGACCTGCTACATCTCGCCAAGCACGGGGACCGCGAAGGTTCACGGGCACGACGTCTTCGACGACCCGCTCGAGGTTCGACGAACCATCGGCTACCTGCCGCAACGTGCGCCGCTCTACTCGGACATGAACGTGTACGAGTACCTGCAGTTCGTGGCGAAGATCCGCGGGCTCGACGACGGCACCTTCAAACAACGCCTCAAGAAGGTGATCGAGGTCTGTGGTCTCGGCCAGTCCCTCGGCAAGACCATCTCGACGCTGTCACACGGCTTCCGTCAGCGGGTGGGTCTGGGTCAGGCGCTGATTCACGATCCGCCGATCTTGATCCTGGACGAGCCGACCAGCGACCTCGACCCCAACGAAAAGGCCGAGGTGCTCAAGTACATCAAGGAGATCGGCAAGGACCGCACGATTCTCCTCAGCACCCACAACCTGGCCGAGGTCGAAGAGGCCTGCGCTCGCGCCATCATCGTGAGCAAGGGTCGTGTGGTCGCCGACGGGCAGCTGGACGACATCCGGGCCAAGACCGGGCGCGTCCGCTACGTCGTGACCATCGACGAGACCCGAGCGGAGGCGGGCAACAAACCCCCGAAGGCCATCGAAATAGAGGAGGCCCTGGGTCGGCTCGACGGGGCCGCTGCGATCCGCGAGCTACCGACGGACGAGACGGCTCACAAGTTCGAGCTGTCCGGCGCCCAGGATTCGGACATGCGCGCCGAGATCTTCCGGCTGATGGTGGCCAAGAACTGGACGCTGCTCGAGCTGCGGCGCGACGCGCAGAGCCTGGACGTCGTGTTCCGCGACCTCACCCGTGGGGACGAGCGACTCGACCGCGGGGGCGATTGGGTGGACGAGGACGACGACGACTCGGATGAAGACGAGTCGGACGAGGACGAGTCGGACGAAGAAGAGTCCGACGAAGAAGAGTCCGAAGACGAGTCGGATGAGGACGAGTCGGACGAAGAAGAGTCCGACGAAGAAGAGTCCGACGACGACGACGATGACGAGGACGACGAACCGTCCTCGGAGAGGAAGAAGAAGTAG
- a CDS encoding ABC transporter permease, which yields MTAMVTIARREFRSYFDSPLAYVVICLSFLALGLMFFMYRGGFWQVDRASMQTLFDYVPFGLSCLVVPVVTMRLVAEEKRSGTLEMLITLPVKDSDVILGKYFGALGLVLILVFATLAYPIAMFRFPWVLGSLDYGPIMTGYLGLLLFSAAATAIGLLVSALTESQAVAFFITFFVLVLLWFLGTAAETQPGTLGTVLAYVSFQSRMQGFNRGLIDTRDVIFFLSVTVVALVIAFRALERRKWA from the coding sequence ATGACGGCAATGGTGACGATTGCCCGGCGTGAGTTCCGGTCCTACTTCGACTCACCGCTGGCCTACGTGGTCATCTGTCTGAGCTTCCTGGCGCTCGGGCTGATGTTCTTCATGTACCGAGGCGGGTTCTGGCAGGTCGACCGCGCGAGCATGCAGACCTTGTTCGACTACGTGCCGTTCGGGCTCTCGTGCCTGGTCGTGCCCGTGGTGACCATGCGCCTGGTCGCGGAAGAGAAGCGCAGCGGCACGCTGGAGATGCTCATCACCCTGCCCGTCAAGGACAGCGACGTGATCTTGGGCAAGTACTTCGGCGCGCTCGGCCTGGTGCTGATCCTGGTGTTCGCCACGCTGGCCTACCCCATCGCGATGTTCCGCTTCCCGTGGGTGCTCGGCTCGCTCGACTACGGACCCATCATGACCGGGTACCTCGGGCTGCTGTTGTTCAGCGCGGCGGCCACGGCCATCGGCCTCTTGGTCAGCGCGCTGACCGAGAGTCAGGCCGTTGCGTTCTTCATCACCTTCTTCGTGCTGGTGCTGCTCTGGTTCCTCGGAACCGCTGCGGAGACTCAGCCGGGAACTCTGGGCACGGTGCTCGCTTACGTGAGCTTCCAGTCGCGGATGCAGGGCTTCAATCGAGGCCTCATCGACACCCGCGACGTCATCTTTTTCCTGTCGGTCACCGTCGTTGCTCTGGTGATCGCGTTCCGGGCGCTCGAGCGCCGCAAGTGGGCGTGA
- a CDS encoding GldG family protein has product MATQDQKRKAAAQTGLYLVVLLAIAVVANVLSVGWNQRWDRTHTKRYTLSDGSGRLVANLNSPIQVEAYVTKGLAQVDAFVRDLTDLLKEYERASKGKLKFTLIEAKTDEQREAAKEAGLQEMAFGETSATGDDQASIAQGYMGLVFKYGSEKGVIPQLAPNRAEGLEFWITNKIREVRDKAENVKHRVGVVTGKDELKMTDPNLVPRQGKGAAPSIQSILEQAFPFYALETVDLKGGESEIDAALDGLIITQPRKDYDEKELRRVDQFLMRGNKALVVYASAVTLKPQDPKMEASLSWHGLDKLLLGYGFNVQKNAVLDFGAQFRVGVMTATGGVSSIRHPGIAHVINDPRFEGDEKLLDTGFAGFFRMDQVALPFPSSIELAKDKQPDDVKLYAVARSTPAASVATGDNIDMKLRAEWAPKPPYAQHILAAVAEGKLKSAFAADATIKANERAPESSRVLLVASSLFLTNPFAYSGNGPDLGGQFAMMGAVGGDQQLQMIAQPYARDYLTGTILSVKNTLDWISGDADLLAASAKLLSEPNLTYSSIAKPKIAAEDDEAAIKKKDEEYRQGRKAVQQKVQWSLTLGVPVLFALFGFGRWRYREGKRSQKKV; this is encoded by the coding sequence ATGGCTACCCAAGACCAGAAGCGCAAAGCCGCAGCCCAGACCGGGCTCTACCTCGTCGTGCTGCTCGCCATCGCCGTCGTTGCGAACGTGCTCAGCGTCGGCTGGAATCAGCGCTGGGATCGCACCCACACCAAGCGCTACACGCTGAGTGACGGCAGCGGCCGTTTGGTCGCGAACTTGAACAGCCCGATCCAGGTCGAAGCCTACGTCACCAAGGGCCTCGCGCAGGTCGACGCCTTCGTGCGCGACCTGACCGATTTGCTCAAGGAGTACGAGCGGGCCAGCAAGGGCAAGCTCAAGTTCACGCTGATCGAGGCCAAGACCGACGAACAGCGCGAAGCGGCGAAGGAAGCCGGCCTGCAAGAGATGGCGTTCGGAGAGACGAGCGCCACCGGCGACGATCAGGCGAGCATCGCCCAGGGTTACATGGGCCTGGTGTTCAAGTACGGCAGCGAGAAGGGGGTCATCCCCCAGCTTGCGCCGAACCGCGCCGAGGGGCTCGAGTTCTGGATCACCAACAAGATCCGTGAGGTCCGCGACAAGGCCGAGAACGTCAAACACCGGGTCGGCGTCGTCACCGGTAAGGACGAGCTGAAGATGACGGACCCGAACCTGGTGCCGCGCCAGGGCAAGGGCGCCGCGCCGAGCATTCAGAGCATCCTGGAGCAGGCGTTTCCGTTCTACGCGCTCGAGACCGTCGACCTGAAGGGTGGCGAGAGTGAGATCGACGCGGCCCTCGACGGCCTGATCATCACGCAGCCGCGCAAGGACTACGACGAGAAGGAGCTGCGCCGTGTCGATCAGTTCCTGATGCGCGGCAACAAGGCGCTGGTCGTGTACGCCTCGGCGGTCACGCTCAAGCCCCAGGACCCCAAGATGGAGGCGTCGCTGTCGTGGCACGGCCTCGACAAACTGCTGCTCGGCTACGGCTTCAACGTCCAGAAGAACGCCGTGCTCGACTTCGGCGCGCAGTTCCGCGTGGGCGTGATGACCGCGACCGGCGGGGTCAGCTCGATCCGCCACCCGGGCATTGCCCACGTGATCAACGACCCGCGCTTCGAGGGTGACGAGAAGCTGCTCGACACCGGCTTTGCGGGGTTCTTCCGCATGGACCAGGTCGCGCTGCCGTTCCCGTCGAGCATCGAGCTCGCGAAGGACAAACAGCCGGACGACGTGAAGCTGTACGCAGTGGCTCGCTCGACGCCCGCTGCCAGCGTGGCGACCGGCGACAACATCGACATGAAGCTGCGGGCCGAGTGGGCGCCGAAGCCCCCCTACGCCCAGCACATTCTGGCCGCGGTCGCCGAGGGCAAGCTCAAGAGTGCCTTCGCCGCCGACGCGACCATCAAGGCCAACGAACGCGCGCCGGAATCGTCCCGCGTGCTCCTGGTTGCCTCGAGCCTGTTCCTGACCAACCCCTTCGCCTACTCGGGCAACGGCCCCGACCTGGGTGGACAGTTTGCCATGATGGGCGCAGTGGGCGGTGATCAGCAGCTGCAGATGATCGCGCAGCCCTACGCGCGCGACTACCTGACGGGCACCATCTTGAGTGTGAAGAACACCCTCGACTGGATCAGCGGCGACGCCGATCTCTTGGCGGCCAGCGCCAAGCTGCTGTCGGAGCCGAACCTCACCTACTCCAGCATCGCCAAGCCGAAGATCGCCGCAGAGGACGACGAGGCCGCGATCAAGAAGAAGGACGAAGAGTACCGCCAGGGTCGCAAGGCGGTGCAGCAGAAGGTCCAGTGGTCGCTCACCCTCGGTGTGCCTGTGCTGTTCGCCCTCTTTGGCTTCGGCCGCTGGCGTTACCGCGAAGGCAAGCGGTCGCAGAAGAAAGTCTGA
- a CDS encoding DUF4340 domain-containing protein, producing the protein MALSTENKLMIAVGVLAVLGGAVYMQNKKQKEEAATYTAEKQSADLPKLEISEEQTKTIDKIVLSKAPGDAGKGVDVTLQKKGESWELTAPSTAAANQTNVTSLLGNLKTLKLTEVIDPSTAAYEKYGVADGKGLHVTLFKGADKITELWLGDSGSRGQMTRIAGRDGVYSIKGYSSFLYDREVKDWRDRAVFKFEEEKVKAVDITNENGTFAFAKDKDKWTAKHKGPKDPGAKAIARFDEAKVKDAIRAYKGLNADNFADGKSDEDTGLDKAAATITFTMEDGAKKTLHIGKTAEGSSRWAKVEGGTETISMGSWAADWALAKADKFQKPEGDAGAEPPPGMGMPPGMGMPPGMGMPPGMGAPPGMDDNP; encoded by the coding sequence ATGGCTCTCAGCACCGAAAATAAACTGATGATCGCGGTAGGTGTGCTCGCCGTGCTCGGCGGCGCCGTCTACATGCAGAACAAGAAGCAGAAGGAAGAGGCGGCCACCTACACCGCCGAGAAACAGAGCGCGGATCTGCCGAAGCTGGAGATCAGCGAAGAGCAGACGAAGACGATCGACAAGATCGTGCTCTCGAAGGCCCCCGGCGACGCGGGCAAGGGTGTGGACGTCACCTTGCAGAAGAAGGGCGAGAGCTGGGAGCTGACTGCGCCGAGCACCGCCGCGGCGAACCAGACCAACGTCACCAGCCTGCTCGGCAACCTGAAGACCCTGAAGCTCACCGAGGTGATCGACCCCTCGACGGCCGCCTACGAGAAGTACGGCGTGGCCGACGGCAAGGGGCTGCACGTCACGCTGTTCAAGGGCGCGGACAAGATCACCGAGCTGTGGCTGGGTGACAGCGGGTCCCGCGGGCAGATGACACGCATCGCCGGCCGCGACGGGGTCTACTCGATCAAGGGCTACTCGAGCTTCCTCTACGACCGCGAGGTCAAAGATTGGCGCGACCGCGCTGTCTTCAAGTTCGAAGAAGAGAAGGTCAAGGCCGTCGACATCACGAACGAGAACGGCACCTTTGCCTTCGCCAAGGACAAGGACAAGTGGACCGCGAAGCACAAGGGCCCGAAAGATCCGGGCGCCAAGGCCATCGCTCGCTTCGATGAAGCCAAGGTGAAGGACGCGATCCGTGCGTACAAGGGTCTGAACGCCGACAACTTCGCTGATGGCAAGTCGGACGAAGACACGGGTCTCGACAAGGCCGCGGCGACCATCACCTTCACGATGGAAGACGGCGCCAAGAAGACGCTGCACATCGGCAAGACGGCCGAGGGTTCGAGCCGCTGGGCCAAGGTCGAAGGTGGAACCGAGACCATCAGCATGGGCTCGTGGGCCGCGGACTGGGCCCTCGCGAAGGCCGACAAGTTCCAGAAGCCCGAGGGCGACGCGGGTGCCGAGCCGCCGCCTGGCATGGGCATGCCTCCCGGCATGGGCATGCCTCCCGGCATGGGCATGCCTCCCGGCATGGGCGCGCCTCCCGGCATGGACGACAACCCCTGA
- a CDS encoding VWA domain-containing protein yields the protein MDVSKWVTGLGVSGLAFLAACSAAPDPSADDIAGGPGGGVNLGGGGSGAGGGTSGSGGGISFGGSGNAGGGGGAEECAGVSQQASNAVLPIDVIWAIDTSGSMTAETAAVRQNMNAFSQQITAAGVDVRVILIAQQYEPPPVPGFPDKGICIDAPLGSGKCPDDNLGPNFLHVFQKVASTNALQLILQTYPSYKNALRPDSLKILTVVTDDNSSLPAASFTQQFDALDPGTISPGLWKMYGIYCFSKCPSAAKQGSVYQQLVQQTTGVAGDLCTQNFKPVFDQLAAGVVASSKLSCGWKIPAAPPGENFDKQKVNVMFTAGGGQQTTFGKVASAADCGPNGGWHYDNEQNPNMVLVCPDTCNAIQSDSAGKIDVQFGCATQLAPPK from the coding sequence ATGGACGTGTCGAAATGGGTGACTGGCCTCGGGGTCTCGGGCTTGGCATTCCTGGCGGCCTGCTCCGCGGCGCCTGATCCGAGCGCGGACGACATCGCCGGCGGGCCCGGGGGCGGCGTGAACCTGGGCGGCGGTGGCAGCGGTGCCGGCGGTGGCACGTCCGGCAGCGGGGGTGGGATTTCCTTCGGGGGCTCCGGCAACGCCGGAGGAGGAGGCGGCGCCGAGGAGTGCGCCGGTGTCTCCCAGCAAGCTTCGAACGCGGTCCTGCCCATCGACGTGATCTGGGCCATCGACACCTCCGGCAGCATGACCGCCGAGACCGCGGCCGTGCGGCAGAACATGAACGCGTTCTCGCAGCAGATCACCGCGGCCGGTGTCGATGTGCGCGTCATCTTGATTGCCCAGCAATACGAGCCGCCGCCAGTCCCCGGCTTCCCGGACAAGGGCATCTGCATCGACGCGCCGCTCGGCTCGGGCAAATGCCCGGACGATAACCTTGGTCCCAACTTCCTCCACGTGTTCCAGAAGGTCGCGAGCACCAATGCGCTGCAGCTGATCTTGCAGACGTATCCGAGCTACAAGAACGCGCTCCGGCCGGACTCGCTCAAGATCCTCACCGTGGTGACGGACGACAACTCGTCACTCCCGGCGGCTTCGTTCACCCAGCAGTTCGACGCGCTCGATCCGGGGACGATCTCGCCGGGGCTGTGGAAGATGTACGGCATCTACTGCTTCTCGAAGTGCCCGAGCGCCGCGAAACAGGGCTCGGTGTACCAGCAGCTGGTGCAGCAGACGACGGGTGTGGCGGGCGATCTGTGCACGCAGAATTTCAAGCCCGTGTTCGATCAGCTCGCGGCAGGCGTCGTCGCGTCGAGCAAGCTCTCTTGCGGCTGGAAGATTCCGGCTGCGCCACCGGGGGAGAACTTCGACAAACAGAAGGTCAACGTGATGTTCACGGCCGGCGGCGGTCAGCAGACGACCTTCGGCAAGGTCGCGAGCGCCGCGGACTGCGGTCCGAATGGCGGCTGGCACTACGACAACGAGCAGAATCCGAACATGGTGCTGGTGTGCCCGGACACCTGCAACGCGATCCAGAGCGACTCGGCGGGCAAGATCGACGTCCAGTTCGGTTGCGCGACGCAGCTGGCTCCGCCGAAGTAA
- a CDS encoding endo-1,4-beta-glucanase — MRWLMRVSCWALLFGAVACGSSDDSRGTGGGAGLGGSGNGGSSGSGGSGAGGSGAASGGGVGAAGGVSGSGGAAGGGGGLGGGAGVGGTTGTPAVRFIGRTDTSQAGVTRFAWSGSGIAFRFSGTDASVELDDPAHFFTLLVDGKEQPRLATTAGQKKYVVAQGLAQAEHEVWLFRRTEASYGATKFYGVDLGAGTLLPPPPEATKKIEVIGDSISCGYGNEGADQYCNFSADTENHYLTYGAVAARSFGADLVTVAWSGKGVIFNYGTNKTDPLPALYDRAIPTSATSVWDFSWQPDAVVVNLGTNDFSTGGDPTDAEFTGAYQDFLKHLRDKYPNAELVALVPTLLSGTDLSTAKAYIEKAVGQRKSAGDTKVVAVTLSFTQDGWGCDWHPSAKTHASMGAALTAELKKLMGW, encoded by the coding sequence ATGCGCTGGTTGATGCGGGTGAGCTGTTGGGCATTGTTGTTCGGGGCGGTCGCCTGTGGCTCGTCGGACGACAGCCGGGGAACGGGCGGTGGCGCCGGGCTTGGCGGCTCGGGCAACGGTGGCTCGAGCGGCTCGGGTGGCTCGGGTGCGGGCGGCTCGGGTGCAGCGTCCGGTGGTGGTGTCGGCGCGGCAGGTGGGGTGTCCGGAAGCGGGGGAGCGGCGGGCGGCGGTGGCGGCCTAGGCGGCGGCGCGGGCGTGGGCGGCACGACGGGTACTCCCGCGGTGCGCTTCATCGGGCGCACGGATACGAGTCAGGCCGGGGTCACGCGGTTTGCCTGGTCCGGCAGCGGGATCGCGTTTCGCTTTTCGGGCACCGACGCCTCGGTGGAGCTGGACGACCCGGCGCACTTCTTCACGCTGCTCGTCGACGGCAAGGAGCAACCGCGGCTCGCGACCACGGCCGGACAAAAGAAGTACGTGGTTGCACAGGGACTCGCTCAGGCCGAGCACGAGGTCTGGCTCTTCCGGCGCACCGAGGCCTCGTACGGAGCGACGAAGTTCTACGGAGTCGATCTCGGGGCGGGCACGCTGCTCCCGCCGCCGCCCGAGGCCACGAAGAAGATCGAGGTGATCGGTGACTCGATCAGCTGTGGTTACGGAAATGAAGGTGCGGATCAGTACTGTAACTTCAGCGCGGACACCGAGAACCACTACCTGACCTACGGGGCGGTCGCGGCGCGGTCGTTTGGGGCTGATCTGGTGACGGTTGCGTGGTCAGGGAAGGGTGTGATCTTCAACTACGGCACGAACAAGACCGACCCACTCCCGGCGCTCTACGATCGCGCGATCCCAACCAGCGCCACGAGCGTCTGGGATTTCTCCTGGCAGCCGGACGCGGTCGTCGTGAACCTCGGCACGAACGACTTCTCCACCGGCGGCGATCCAACGGACGCCGAGTTCACGGGGGCGTATCAGGATTTCCTGAAACACCTGCGCGACAAGTACCCGAACGCCGAGCTCGTCGCGCTCGTGCCGACGCTGCTCTCAGGCACTGACTTGTCGACGGCCAAGGCTTACATCGAGAAGGCCGTCGGCCAGCGCAAGAGCGCGGGTGATACGAAGGTCGTCGCCGTGACCCTCTCGTTCACCCAGGACGGCTGGGGCTGCGACTGGCATCCGAGCGCCAAGACCCACGCCTCGATGGGGGCTGCGCTGACAGCGGAGCTGAAGAAGCTCATGGGGTGGTGA
- a CDS encoding beta-lactamase family protein — protein sequence MLRAAPWGLLVGLLLSACAVPPAQCPPVPACSSASAAVQPSAVAPAVASVPAASATPPAPAPPPRAKPTAKLFDDGLAEAGFLPRGDAFALGVDGASLDVLIGEAERTKSDSLLVLVDGQVVAERYFGARRGPIETMSVTKSMTALAILLLLESKKIGSLDAPLSTWLPEFKSGKKAAVTLRHVLTQSSGLAHGKDARAFNGQKDRTAYARRAAVVDEPGSLFSYNNEATQLLSVVVEQAAGKPVDAFLDERLFRPLGIRGWQWDRDAGQNVQTYYGLALQARDLARIGQLLLDEGRFQGKQLLAPESVRALHTPSDKSPFYGLLWWLRYERTVHEIDLGKAGADFVLPKDLVTPLVGRKFSSSEALWLELGSRLSEPQREHLSAWVASGGKLSSERPDHAIGFYADGSLGQRLAVFPESKLVVVRQRRRRPRAEESEALSFPSMLKLASALVRAPR from the coding sequence ATGCTGCGCGCCGCCCCGTGGGGACTCCTCGTCGGTCTGTTGCTCTCTGCTTGTGCGGTCCCTCCTGCTCAATGCCCGCCGGTCCCCGCCTGCAGCTCTGCGAGCGCGGCGGTGCAGCCGAGCGCCGTCGCGCCGGCCGTTGCATCGGTGCCGGCTGCCTCCGCGACGCCGCCGGCTCCCGCCCCGCCCCCGCGCGCCAAGCCGACTGCAAAGCTCTTCGACGACGGACTCGCTGAAGCTGGGTTTCTCCCGCGCGGCGACGCCTTTGCCCTCGGGGTCGACGGCGCGTCACTCGACGTACTGATTGGCGAGGCGGAGCGCACCAAGAGTGATTCGTTGCTGGTGCTCGTGGACGGGCAGGTCGTCGCCGAGCGCTACTTCGGCGCTCGTCGCGGCCCGATCGAGACCATGAGCGTCACGAAGAGCATGACGGCTCTCGCCATCTTGCTGCTGCTGGAGAGCAAGAAGATCGGCTCGCTCGACGCCCCGCTCTCGACCTGGTTGCCGGAGTTCAAGAGCGGGAAGAAGGCGGCGGTCACGCTCCGTCACGTGCTCACGCAATCGTCGGGCCTCGCCCACGGCAAGGACGCTCGTGCTTTCAACGGACAGAAAGATCGCACGGCGTACGCGCGCCGTGCGGCGGTGGTCGACGAGCCCGGTTCGCTATTTTCTTACAACAACGAGGCGACCCAGCTGCTCTCCGTCGTGGTCGAGCAAGCAGCGGGCAAACCCGTCGACGCGTTCCTGGACGAGAGACTCTTCCGCCCGCTCGGCATTCGCGGCTGGCAGTGGGATCGCGACGCTGGACAGAACGTCCAGACCTATTACGGCCTGGCGCTCCAGGCTCGGGATCTGGCGCGCATCGGCCAGCTGCTCCTCGACGAAGGACGCTTCCAAGGCAAGCAATTGCTCGCGCCCGAGAGCGTGCGTGCGCTGCACACTCCGAGTGACAAGAGTCCGTTTTACGGGCTGCTCTGGTGGCTTCGCTACGAACGCACGGTTCATGAAATCGATCTCGGTAAAGCCGGCGCCGACTTCGTGCTGCCAAAGGACCTGGTGACTCCGCTCGTGGGGCGCAAGTTCAGCTCGAGCGAAGCGCTCTGGCTCGAGCTCGGTTCTCGGCTCTCAGAGCCCCAGCGCGAGCACCTGAGCGCCTGGGTTGCCAGCGGCGGCAAACTCTCGAGCGAACGCCCGGATCACGCCATCGGTTTTTACGCGGACGGTTCCCTGGGGCAGCGGCTCGCCGTCTTCCCGGAGTCGAAGCTGGTCGTGGTCCGGCAGCGACGCCGGCGGCCTCGGGCCGAGGAGTCCGAGGCCCTCTCGTTTCCGAGCATGCTGAAGCTCGCGAGCGCGCTCGTACGTGCGCCGCGCTGA